One Paenibacillus sp. FSL H7-0737 DNA segment encodes these proteins:
- a CDS encoding D-alanine--D-alanine ligase has translation MKVGVIMGGVSSEYEVSMNSGREILKNLDPNKYEVAPIVITKREELIEQAKGIDIALLALHGAYGEDGTVQGTLETMGIPYTGSGVLSSSICMDKDLSKKLMRCSGVNTADWLCWDSMKDYSQEAVERIGYPVMVKPCAGGSSIGMEKVSSSEELLSAVEKAFACDQSILIESYIQGQEITCSILNGEMLPVLGITSAHAEWFDYSAKYEDGGADERVIDLPAEVYERVRDAALTCYKALKCSVYARVDMLIKDGIPYVLEVNTLPGMTKASLLPKSAQAAGYSFSGLLDEIISLSLTEKSPKEEVLSHA, from the coding sequence ATGAAGGTAGGCGTAATTATGGGCGGGGTGTCCTCAGAGTATGAGGTATCCATGAATAGCGGTAGAGAGATTTTGAAGAATCTAGATCCCAATAAATATGAGGTTGCTCCAATAGTGATTACCAAGCGTGAAGAGCTTATTGAGCAGGCAAAAGGAATCGATATCGCGCTGCTTGCGCTCCACGGAGCTTACGGAGAGGACGGTACGGTTCAGGGGACGCTGGAGACGATGGGGATTCCTTATACGGGTAGTGGCGTTTTGTCTAGCAGCATTTGTATGGATAAAGATCTTTCCAAAAAGCTTATGCGCTGCTCAGGCGTCAATACGGCGGATTGGCTGTGCTGGGATAGTATGAAGGATTATTCTCAAGAAGCCGTAGAGCGGATTGGATATCCTGTTATGGTGAAGCCATGTGCAGGCGGTTCGAGTATCGGTATGGAAAAGGTGAGCAGTAGCGAGGAGCTGTTGAGCGCAGTAGAGAAGGCTTTTGCTTGTGATCAGTCGATTCTGATCGAGAGCTACATTCAAGGCCAGGAAATCACTTGCTCTATTCTAAATGGAGAGATGCTGCCCGTTTTGGGAATCACCTCGGCGCATGCGGAGTGGTTCGATTACAGTGCGAAATACGAAGATGGCGGGGCAGACGAACGAGTCATTGATCTACCAGCTGAGGTGTATGAGCGAGTACGTGATGCAGCCTTAACTTGCTACAAAGCACTAAAATGCAGCGTGTACGCAAGGGTGGATATGCTCATTAAGGATGGTATTCCATATGTGCTGGAGGTGAACACATTACCGGGCATGACGAAGGCGAGTCTTTTACCAAAAAGCGCGCAAGCGGCAGGTTACAGCTTCAGCGGACTGCTGGACGAGATCATTTCCCTTTCCCTAACAGAAAAGAGTCCGAAAGAAGAGGTGCTCAGTCATGCATAA
- a CDS encoding aminotransferase class I/II-fold pyridoxal phosphate-dependent enzyme produces MHNEWITPRVREIAPSGIRAFFDLSTGNQDIISLGVGEPDFVTPEHVRAACIRALNNGETMYTPNSGLLELREEIASYLHTSFNLRYEPTNEIMVTVGSSEAVDLALRAFITPGDEIIVPSPSYIAYSPITHLNGGITVEVESSAEQGFKLTPEALRQVITPRSKILMVNFPTNPTGAVMTYEDWLPIAQIVKENNLLVISDEIYAELTYDSQHVSIASLPGMLERTIVISGFSKAFAMTGWRVGYACGDQELIAAMLKIHQYTAMCAPILGQIAAIESLRNGMEHKDHMKRCFDERRKLLVSGFRSIGLPCHEPEGAFYVFPSIANTGMKSEVFALQLLKEVGVAAVPGHVFGAGGEGYIRCSYAASLQKLTEALERIEGFMKVKL; encoded by the coding sequence ATGCATAATGAATGGATTACTCCGCGTGTACGGGAGATTGCTCCCTCGGGGATTCGGGCTTTTTTTGACCTAAGTACAGGGAATCAGGATATTATATCGCTTGGTGTAGGCGAGCCTGATTTCGTTACACCGGAGCATGTAAGAGCTGCCTGTATTCGTGCTTTGAATAATGGGGAGACGATGTATACACCAAATTCCGGCTTGTTGGAGCTTAGAGAAGAGATCGCCTCTTATCTGCACACAAGCTTCAATCTCCGCTATGAGCCAACAAACGAGATTATGGTTACAGTGGGAAGCAGTGAAGCCGTGGATTTGGCTCTGCGGGCCTTTATTACACCCGGGGATGAGATTATCGTCCCTTCTCCGAGCTATATTGCGTATTCGCCGATTACTCATTTGAACGGTGGGATTACGGTAGAGGTTGAATCTTCAGCCGAGCAGGGTTTTAAACTTACTCCTGAAGCGTTGCGGCAGGTGATTACCCCGCGTTCCAAGATTCTTATGGTGAATTTTCCGACTAATCCTACAGGAGCAGTAATGACTTACGAGGATTGGCTACCCATTGCACAGATTGTAAAAGAGAATAACTTACTTGTCATTTCAGATGAAATCTATGCCGAGCTAACCTATGATAGTCAGCATGTAAGTATTGCCTCTCTTCCTGGGATGTTGGAACGAACGATTGTCATTAGTGGCTTCTCCAAAGCCTTTGCGATGACTGGCTGGAGAGTAGGCTATGCTTGTGGTGATCAGGAATTAATTGCTGCGATGCTCAAAATCCATCAGTACACTGCGATGTGTGCTCCGATACTAGGTCAAATCGCTGCCATTGAATCACTGCGGAACGGTATGGAGCATAAGGACCACATGAAACGATGCTTTGATGAGCGAAGAAAGCTGCTGGTTAGTGGATTTCGATCTATTGGTTTACCGTGCCACGAGCCGGAGGGTGCATTTTATGTCTTTCCTTCCATCGCTAATACCGGAATGAAGTCAGAAGTTTTCGCTTTGCAGCTGCTCAAGGAGGTTGGTGTTGCTGCGGTTCCGGGGCATGTGTTTGGAGCGGGTGGAGAAGGGTATATTCGCTGCTCTTATGCAGCATCCCTACAAAAATTGACGGAAGCGCTGGAGAGAATCGAAGGATTTATGAAAGTGAAGTTGTAA